One genomic segment of Amycolatopsis sp. Hca4 includes these proteins:
- a CDS encoding acyltransferase, producing the protein MSGVPAKLHAHPTVGFAWLRMIGAVLVLVDHSAPLLDPHRLTVFPASWHMSPGYLALMGFFAMSGYQIQDSWARDPSWWRFGARRLLRIMPPLVVVVAITVFVIGPLVTTWPAHDYWTHVQTWRYLVGTIVLFFMQHQLPGVFSHNPYPFSVNGAIWTLPMELLGYGVVLVLGVLVLLGLPKLIQVVALAGLVGADSVFRATFEYHGGGGSLVYIPLGSTVSFLVPFAIGMVLHTHRDRIPFRPRYAIPLFLAYLALSQTPASRYALAISAAYGALTLATHWPKRLERFGPHVYGSYGTYIWGFPVQQLIILAGVRQVWLLILLAVPAAYLVGLLSWHLVELPTQRLRRYLATPVRAAAPAAAPRAQPVPAGSPPG; encoded by the coding sequence ATGTCGGGGGTCCCTGCCAAACTCCATGCCCATCCCACCGTCGGGTTCGCCTGGCTGCGCATGATCGGCGCGGTGCTGGTACTCGTCGACCACAGCGCGCCGCTGCTCGATCCGCACCGGCTCACCGTCTTCCCGGCTTCGTGGCACATGTCGCCGGGTTACCTGGCGCTGATGGGCTTCTTCGCGATGAGCGGGTACCAGATCCAGGACAGCTGGGCGCGCGACCCGTCGTGGTGGCGGTTCGGCGCGCGGCGGCTGCTGCGGATCATGCCGCCCCTCGTGGTCGTCGTCGCGATCACGGTGTTCGTCATCGGGCCGCTCGTCACGACGTGGCCCGCGCACGACTACTGGACGCACGTCCAGACCTGGCGGTACCTGGTCGGCACCATCGTGCTGTTCTTCATGCAGCACCAGCTGCCCGGCGTCTTCAGCCACAACCCCTACCCCTTCTCGGTCAACGGCGCCATCTGGACGCTGCCGATGGAACTGCTCGGTTACGGCGTGGTCCTGGTTCTGGGCGTGCTGGTGCTCCTCGGCCTGCCGAAGCTGATCCAGGTCGTCGCGCTCGCCGGCCTGGTCGGCGCCGACAGCGTGTTCCGGGCGACGTTCGAGTACCACGGCGGCGGCGGGTCGCTGGTCTACATCCCGCTCGGCTCGACGGTGTCGTTCCTGGTGCCGTTCGCGATCGGGATGGTGCTGCACACCCACCGCGACCGCATCCCGTTCCGGCCGAGGTACGCGATCCCGTTGTTCCTGGCCTATCTCGCGCTCAGCCAGACCCCGGCGAGCCGGTACGCCCTCGCGATCAGCGCCGCTTACGGGGCCCTCACCCTCGCCACGCACTGGCCGAAGCGCCTGGAGCGGTTCGGCCCGCACGTCTACGGCAGCTACGGCACCTACATCTGGGGCTTCCCGGTCCAGCAGCTGATCATCCTGGCCGGAGTGCGGCAGGTGTGGCTGCTGATCCTGCTCGCCGTCCCGGCGGCGTACCTGGTGGGCCTGCTGTCCTGGCACCTCGTCGAACTGCCCACACAGCGGCTCCGCCGGTACCTGGCCACCCCGGTGCGCGCAGCCGCCCCCGCGGCGGCGCCGCGCGCGCAGCCGGTCCCGGCGGGTTCACCACCCGGCTAG
- a CDS encoding ParA family protein — translation MQITSVVNQKGGVGKTSLSVGTAAALAERGRRVLLVDLDPQGHATTEMLGLSEVAADQPSLAKALAKTWKGPIEELVVPHPRSNLGKGGALDVVPTSPGMFDLIRRLDSFRVPGWQLARVIQFANYDHCVIDCPPALDVLTNNALAASHGILVPVQPDKTSIRALRLLADQVRYVEQTVGRQPLSWFGLVPSLYRRPISHYAAAALQEMYDFGIPMLSHLPLGVVMNEAAAHGVPVTTYAPETLQALSFREIAETLDSHLAQNAAPAVVPADEEFVFEDFISEVAVARNVNDNGARKGLYDLLPKKPNRPR, via the coding sequence ATGCAGATCACCTCGGTGGTCAACCAGAAAGGCGGGGTCGGCAAGACCTCGCTGAGCGTCGGCACCGCGGCCGCACTGGCCGAGCGGGGCCGCCGGGTGCTCCTGGTCGACCTCGACCCGCAGGGCCACGCGACGACCGAGATGCTCGGGCTGTCCGAGGTGGCCGCGGACCAGCCGAGCCTGGCGAAGGCGCTGGCCAAGACGTGGAAGGGCCCGATCGAGGAACTCGTCGTGCCGCACCCGCGCAGCAACCTCGGCAAGGGCGGCGCGCTCGACGTGGTGCCGACGTCACCGGGGATGTTCGACCTGATCCGGCGGCTCGACTCGTTCCGCGTCCCCGGCTGGCAGCTCGCGCGGGTCATCCAGTTCGCCAACTACGACCACTGCGTCATCGACTGCCCGCCCGCGCTGGACGTGCTGACGAACAACGCGCTGGCGGCCTCGCACGGCATCCTGGTGCCGGTCCAGCCGGACAAGACGAGCATCCGCGCGCTGCGGCTGCTGGCCGATCAGGTCCGGTACGTCGAGCAGACCGTAGGGCGGCAGCCGCTGTCCTGGTTCGGACTGGTGCCGAGCCTCTACCGGCGCCCGATCTCGCACTACGCGGCCGCGGCGCTGCAGGAGATGTACGACTTCGGCATCCCGATGCTGTCGCACCTGCCGCTGGGCGTGGTGATGAACGAGGCGGCGGCCCACGGCGTCCCGGTGACGACGTACGCACCGGAGACGTTGCAAGCGCTGTCCTTCCGCGAGATCGCCGAAACGCTCGACAGCCACCTGGCGCAGAACGCGGCCCCGGCGGTGGTCCCGGCCGACGAGGAGTTCGTCTTCGAGGACTTCATCTCCGAGGTGGCGGTGGCCCGCAACGTCAACGACAACGGCGCCCGCAAGGGCCTCTACGACCTGCTGCCGAAGAAACCCAACCGGCCCCGGTAG